The Manis javanica isolate MJ-LG chromosome 2, MJ_LKY, whole genome shotgun sequence genome contains a region encoding:
- the ZFP41 gene encoding zinc finger protein 41 homolog, translated as MEKPTGKVMKTQASKEEGDLQKDSPKGERASGNRKPSERSASAKKHRKEPGLSPEDEEHIFNAFDASFKDDFEGVPVFIPFQRKKPYECSECGRIFKHKTDHIRHQRVHTGEKPFGCDQCGKTFRHSSDVTKHQRIHTGEKPFKCGECGKAFNCGSNLLKHQKTHTGEKPYECKECGKAFAYSSCLIRHRKRHPRRKH; from the coding sequence ATGGAAAAGCCCACTGGCAAAGTAATGAAGACACAGGCCTCAAAGGAGGAGGGAGATTTGCAGAAGGACTCTCCCAAAGGAGAGAGAGCGTCTGGGAACAGGAAGCCAAGCGAGAGGTCCGCTTCAGCTAAGAAGCACAGAAAAGAGCCCGGCCTGAGTCCTGAGGATGAGGAACATATATTCAATGCCTTTGATGCTTCCTTTAAAGATGACTTTGAGGGGGTTCCTGTATTCATTCCTTTTCAGAGAaagaaaccctatgaatgcagtGAATGTGGACGCATCTTTAAGCACAAGACTGATCACATTCGCCACCagagagttcacactggagagaagcccTTCGGGTGTGATCAGTGTGGGAAGACCTTTAGGCACAGCTCTGATGTGACTAAACACCAGAGGATCCACACCGGAGAAAAGCCCTTCAAATGTGGtgagtgtgggaaagccttcaacTGCGGCTCGAATCTCCTGAAACATCAGAAAACACACACGGGCGAGAAgccctatgaatgtaaggaatgtgggaaagcctttgcCTATAGCTCGTGTCTTATTCGCCATCGGAAACGCCACCCACGGAGGAAGCACTGA
- the GPIHBP1 gene encoding glycosylphosphatidylinositol-anchored high density lipoprotein-binding protein 1 isoform X1, with translation MKALRTMLLALLLCRQPGRGQTQDEEEDNVDSGLDDYDDEDEDDEEAEEDSRGRGAHPPAPGAATLLLLPVPAPRGELQPDTELQPQPGLLQSPRLRWADRVRPPDHLLSMVCRHMSTHHQDGRGDPDDRDLLPVHPVQHPTLAGPAGQRGRQSSGQPHNWGHHPPAQSPHQPSGDEVLSGVPPPSLGATLSSLQSAQWPHSCPLASRLWRINLACL, from the exons ATGAAGGCACTGCGGACTATgctgctggccctgctgctgTGCAGGCAGCCAG GGAGGGGGCAGACACAGGACGAGGAGGAGGACAACGTGGACTCTGGGCTGGATGACTATGACGACGAGGACGAGGATGacgaggaggcagaggaggacagCAGGGGCAGAGGTGCCCATCCCCCGGCCCCAGG CGCTGCTACGCTGCTACTCCTGCCCGTCCCTGCGCCGCGGGGAGAGCTGCAACCAGACAcagagctgcagccccagccaggccttcTGCAAAGCCCTCGTCTCCGATGGGCAGACCG AGTCAGGCCCCCTGACCACCTACTCAGCATGGTGTGCAGACACATGTCAACCCATCACCAAGATGGCAGAGGAGACCCTGATGACCGTGACCTGCTGCCAGTCCACCCTGTGCAACATCCCACCCTGGCAGGACCGGCAGGGCAGCGGGGCAGGCAGTCCTCAGGGCAGCCCCACAACTGGGGCCACCATCCTCCTGCTCAGTCTCCTCACCAGCCTTCAGGTGATGAGGTCCTGAGTGGGGTGCCCCCACCCTCACTGGGTGCCACCCTGTCCAGTCTGCAGTCTGCCCAGTGGCCCCACTCCTGCCCCCTGGCCTCCCGGCTTTGGAGAATAAACTTGGCATGTCTTTAA
- the GPIHBP1 gene encoding glycosylphosphatidylinositol-anchored high density lipoprotein-binding protein 1 isoform X3 has protein sequence MKALRTMLLALLLCRQPGRGQTQDEEEDNVDSGLDDYDDEDEDDEEAEEDSRGRALLRCYSCPSLRRGESCNQTQSCSPSQAFCKALVSDGQTESGPLTTYSAWCADTCQPITKMAEETLMTVTCCQSTLCNIPPWQDRQGSGAGSPQGSPTTGATILLLSLLTSLQVMRS, from the exons ATGAAGGCACTGCGGACTATgctgctggccctgctgctgTGCAGGCAGCCAG GGAGGGGGCAGACACAGGACGAGGAGGAGGACAACGTGGACTCTGGGCTGGATGACTATGACGACGAGGACGAGGATGacgaggaggcagaggaggacagCAGGGGCAGAG CGCTGCTACGCTGCTACTCCTGCCCGTCCCTGCGCCGCGGGGAGAGCTGCAACCAGACAcagagctgcagccccagccaggccttcTGCAAAGCCCTCGTCTCCGATGGGCAGACCG AGTCAGGCCCCCTGACCACCTACTCAGCATGGTGTGCAGACACATGTCAACCCATCACCAAGATGGCAGAGGAGACCCTGATGACCGTGACCTGCTGCCAGTCCACCCTGTGCAACATCCCACCCTGGCAGGACCGGCAGGGCAGCGGGGCAGGCAGTCCTCAGGGCAGCCCCACAACTGGGGCCACCATCCTCCTGCTCAGTCTCCTCACCAGCCTTCAGGTGATGAGGTCCTGA
- the GPIHBP1 gene encoding glycosylphosphatidylinositol-anchored high density lipoprotein-binding protein 1 isoform X2 — protein sequence MKALRTMLLALLLCRQPGRGQTQDEEEDNVDSGLDDYDDEDEDDEEAEEDSRGRGAHPPAPALLRCYSCPSLRRGESCNQTQSCSPSQAFCKALVSDGQTESGPLTTYSAWCADTCQPITKMAEETLMTVTCCQSTLCNIPPWQDRQGSGAGSPQGSPTTGATILLLSLLTSLQVMRS from the exons ATGAAGGCACTGCGGACTATgctgctggccctgctgctgTGCAGGCAGCCAG GGAGGGGGCAGACACAGGACGAGGAGGAGGACAACGTGGACTCTGGGCTGGATGACTATGACGACGAGGACGAGGATGacgaggaggcagaggaggacagCAGGGGCAGAGGTGCCCATCCCCCGGCCCCAG CGCTGCTACGCTGCTACTCCTGCCCGTCCCTGCGCCGCGGGGAGAGCTGCAACCAGACAcagagctgcagccccagccaggccttcTGCAAAGCCCTCGTCTCCGATGGGCAGACCG AGTCAGGCCCCCTGACCACCTACTCAGCATGGTGTGCAGACACATGTCAACCCATCACCAAGATGGCAGAGGAGACCCTGATGACCGTGACCTGCTGCCAGTCCACCCTGTGCAACATCCCACCCTGGCAGGACCGGCAGGGCAGCGGGGCAGGCAGTCCTCAGGGCAGCCCCACAACTGGGGCCACCATCCTCCTGCTCAGTCTCCTCACCAGCCTTCAGGTGATGAGGTCCTGA